The DNA window GTTATGTGTCTCAGTGGCCTTATCCAGTCATCATGGGGTGAGTGTAACATAAAGCCAATATTCAGAATCATTATAGAGGAAATATGAGAATTCATTTTATTGTGCATGAGTCTTACGAAGGGCCGGGGTATTTCACTGAGTGGGCACATCTAAATAACTATCAAGTTAGCTTCACTCGCGTTTACTTAAATGACCCCTTAGTTTATGAAAATGAAGCATTTGATCTTCTTGTTATATTGGGCGGGCCGCAGAACCCTCGCACCCGCAAAGAGGAGTGTCCGCACTTTGATAGTCTTGGCGAGCAAGCATTCATTAAACAGGCAATCGCGAATAAAAAAGCCGTTATTGGAGTTTGCTTGGGGGCGCAGTTAATTGGTGAAGCCTTAGGCGCTGCGAACCAAATAAGCCCAGAGCAAGAGATTGGTTACTTTCCTATTGCGATGACAGAGCATGGGCACATCGATTCTAAATTAGCGGAATTTGATTTAGCAGAGGTTGTGGGTCATTGGCATAATGACATGCCGGGATTGACAAGTGGCAGCGTGGTATTGGCGGTGAGTAAAGGATGCCCACGACAAATCGTACGATATTCAACGCTAGTTTATGGCTTTCAGTGTCACCTTGAGTTTATAAGTGAGCAGTTAGCTCCTTTGATTGAACATGATCAGTTAGCATTTAATACTGAATCAATAGGTCAGTATATTCAAGATCCGGATTCGGTCCTTAAACATTCGACAGCACGGATGAATCAATTATTGGGTGGTTTTCTGGATAAATTAGTACAGGCTTATCGTGATTGTTGATTGTCTGAATATGTAATGTGCTAAGTAAACATTTTACAGCTAAGCCCGAGCTATACAGGCTCGAGCTTTCACAGCGTAGCTTCAATCATTATAAAAAGTGAAGCTGATAACTGTTATAAATCTCCATTGATGCGTAGGAGACAAAAATAATGCCAGCTACTTTTTCAACGGGTTGCACAATTTTATTAACATAAGGCTTCATATTATCAATGGTTAACATTATTGAGATGAAGCAAAGCCAAGAAAAACAGATCATCGTAATGACGACACCGTATCCGACCTGAAGAAAGATCGGGGTATTGGGATCGACCACTTGGCTAAAAATACTGATAAAGAAAAGCGTAGCTTTAGGATTTAGTAGGTTATTAATAAAACCTTGTTTCCAAAATTCAGAACGTTGAATTTTATCCGTTTCAGTTGTTGTTACTAAAGGTTGTGCTGCCGACGTTAATGATTTCCATCCTAACCAGAATAGATAGGTTGCCCCGAGTAGTCTAATAATTTCAAATATAAATTCAGATTGCGTAGCCACAAATTGGACGGCGACAATGGAGTAAAATATATGTACCCAAATTGCAGTAGCAATACCAAACGCAGTTAAAAATCCCGCCCGTCTCGAAACACTAACCGTATTTTTGACGACCACCACAAAGTCTGGACCTGGGGTTATGACAGTGATTAAGGTAATAATCACTAAGGCATAAAATTCATGACTAAACATCAAGGTTCCTTATTATTTTAGCATTGCCTATAATTTGTGATCATTCACAAAGTAGTTTGGGTATATGTTACATAAGTACGTTGAAATTAAACTGCTATGTACTTTACAATAGTGCCTTAAAATAGAGGTTTTTTTCTTTTAATGGAGTAAATGTGAAAAAAAAACACTAATACAATGCTGGATAGCACCGATTTAACT is part of the Moritella viscosa genome and encodes:
- a CDS encoding glutamine amidotransferase, yielding MRIHFIVHESYEGPGYFTEWAHLNNYQVSFTRVYLNDPLVYENEAFDLLVILGGPQNPRTRKEECPHFDSLGEQAFIKQAIANKKAVIGVCLGAQLIGEALGAANQISPEQEIGYFPIAMTEHGHIDSKLAEFDLAEVVGHWHNDMPGLTSGSVVLAVSKGCPRQIVRYSTLVYGFQCHLEFISEQLAPLIEHDQLAFNTESIGQYIQDPDSVLKHSTARMNQLLGGFLDKLVQAYRDC
- a CDS encoding transporter, LysE family, with protein sequence MFSHEFYALVIITLITVITPGPDFVVVVKNTVSVSRRAGFLTAFGIATAIWVHIFYSIVAVQFVATQSEFIFEIIRLLGATYLFWLGWKSLTSAAQPLVTTTETDKIQRSEFWKQGFINNLLNPKATLFFISIFSQVVDPNTPIFLQVGYGVVITMICFSWLCFISIMLTIDNMKPYVNKIVQPVEKVAGIIFVSYASMEIYNSYQLHFL